A stretch of the Cellulomonas sp. WB94 genome encodes the following:
- a CDS encoding antibiotic biosynthesis monooxygenase family protein, whose product MRTTPGHRDDVVAILLSASAGLREAGCLSYIVGASTTDDDLIWVTEVWDSAAHHDASLQLAETRAAIGRALPKLTGEFTSQTTVVLGGLGL is encoded by the coding sequence ATGAGAACGACGCCCGGGCACCGGGACGACGTCGTGGCGATCCTGCTCTCCGCCAGCGCCGGCCTGCGCGAGGCCGGCTGCCTCTCGTACATCGTCGGCGCCTCGACCACCGACGACGACCTCATCTGGGTCACGGAGGTCTGGGACAGCGCCGCACACCACGACGCCTCGCTGCAGCTGGCCGAGACGCGCGCGGCGATCGGGCGGGCGCTGCCGAAGCTGACGGGCGAGTTCACGAGCCAGACGACGGTGGTCCTTGGCGGGCTGGGGCTGTAG
- the cysS gene encoding cysteine--tRNA ligase, protein MSLRLYDTATREVRDFEPVVAGEVGIYLCGATVQAPPHIGHVRSGVAFDVLVRWLQRSGYRVTMVRNVTDIDDKILAKSAAAGQVWWAWAMENERAFTAAYDALGVLPPTYEPRATGHVPAMVDLMERLVASGHAYVAGEGDVYFDVRSYPDYGSLTNQRLEDMVPAPDGAPADDDGDLVAKHDPRDFALWKSAKPGEPTTASWPTPFGRGRPGWHLECSAMAQRYLGDTFDIHGGGLDLRFPHHENEQAQSRAAGYPFAQYWLHNGWVTLGGSKMSKSLGNGLLVSVILESARPAVLRYALTAVQYRSMLEWTPDTLAEAEATWNRLAGFVERATERVGVVDDDEIARTALPDAFIRALDDDLNVPAGLAVVHEHLRAGNTALADRDLTEARAALVAVRGMLDVLGLDPAGPQWGGTGADARYAVALEQVVQAELTARAEARAARDFATSDAIRDRLAAAGIVVEDSATGARWSLAAHRTEDED, encoded by the coding sequence GTGAGCCTGCGCCTATATGACACTGCGACGCGTGAGGTGCGCGATTTTGAGCCCGTAGTGGCAGGCGAGGTCGGCATCTACCTCTGCGGCGCGACCGTGCAGGCACCCCCGCACATCGGGCACGTGCGCTCCGGTGTGGCGTTCGACGTGCTCGTGCGGTGGCTGCAGCGCAGCGGGTACCGCGTCACGATGGTCCGCAACGTCACCGACATCGACGACAAGATCCTCGCGAAGTCCGCCGCCGCCGGTCAGGTGTGGTGGGCGTGGGCGATGGAGAACGAGCGGGCGTTCACGGCCGCGTACGACGCGCTCGGCGTCCTGCCGCCGACGTACGAGCCGCGCGCGACGGGTCACGTGCCCGCGATGGTCGACCTCATGGAGCGGCTCGTCGCGAGCGGGCACGCGTATGTCGCGGGCGAGGGCGACGTGTACTTCGACGTGCGCTCGTACCCCGACTATGGCTCGCTGACGAACCAGCGCCTCGAGGACATGGTCCCGGCGCCGGACGGCGCGCCCGCCGACGACGACGGCGACCTGGTCGCCAAGCACGACCCGCGCGACTTCGCGCTGTGGAAGTCGGCGAAGCCCGGCGAGCCCACGACCGCCTCGTGGCCGACGCCGTTCGGGCGTGGACGGCCCGGCTGGCACCTCGAGTGCTCCGCGATGGCGCAGCGCTACCTGGGTGACACGTTCGACATCCACGGCGGCGGCCTGGACCTGCGGTTCCCGCACCACGAGAACGAGCAGGCGCAGTCGCGCGCGGCCGGTTACCCGTTCGCGCAGTATTGGCTGCACAACGGCTGGGTCACCCTGGGCGGCTCGAAGATGAGCAAGTCGCTCGGCAACGGGCTGCTCGTGAGCGTCATCCTCGAGAGTGCCCGCCCGGCCGTGCTGCGCTACGCGCTGACCGCCGTGCAGTACCGCTCGATGCTCGAGTGGACCCCGGACACCCTGGCCGAGGCCGAGGCGACGTGGAACCGGCTCGCCGGCTTCGTCGAGCGCGCCACCGAGCGGGTCGGGGTCGTGGACGACGACGAGATCGCACGCACGGCCCTGCCCGACGCGTTCATCCGGGCGCTCGACGACGACCTGAACGTGCCCGCTGGCCTCGCCGTCGTGCACGAGCACCTGCGCGCCGGCAACACGGCCCTCGCGGACCGGGACCTCACCGAGGCCCGGGCCGCGCTGGTGGCCGTCCGGGGCATGCTCGACGTGCTCGGTCTCGACCCGGCCGGCCCGCAGTGGGGCGGTACCGGAGCCGACGCCCGCTACGCAGTCGCGCTCGAGCAGGTCGTCCAGGCCGAGCTCACCGCCCGTGCGGAGGCTCGCGCAGCGCGCGACTTCGCCACGTCCGACGCGATCCGGGACCGGCTCGCCGCCGCCGGCATCGTCGTCGAGGACTCCGCGACCGGCGCCCGCTGGTCGCTCGCAGCACATCGCACCGAGGACGAGGACTGA
- the rlmB gene encoding 23S rRNA (guanosine(2251)-2'-O)-methyltransferase RlmB has translation MTGNSQRRGATRKPGSKKGPTGGTGGKGRQALEGRGPTPKAEERPYHVAAKRKLANEKAAATSGGRVSGPTRRTGAPTGRVPGAGAPRSASRGAAGTRGGKGVSATHEIVSGRNSVVEALRAGIPVTTVYIATRIEADDRTREILQAVVGRGYPLLEVSKPELDRLTDGSVHQGVAIQVPPYEYRDSDDLLDAAAASGRPPLIVALDGVTDPRNLGAVLRSSGAFGVHGVVVPERRSAGVTAAAWKVSAGAAARVPVARVTNLVRALQAYREAGCYIVGLDGGGDTPIGDLPYAGDPLVLVVGSEGKGLSRLVRENCDAIASIPISAAMESLNAGVAAGIALYEVARQRTVSAAQA, from the coding sequence ATGACAGGGAACTCGCAACGACGGGGCGCCACCCGCAAGCCGGGATCGAAGAAGGGCCCCACCGGTGGTACCGGTGGCAAGGGACGCCAGGCGCTCGAAGGCCGCGGCCCGACCCCCAAGGCTGAAGAGCGTCCGTACCACGTCGCCGCCAAGCGCAAGCTCGCCAACGAGAAGGCCGCGGCCACGTCCGGTGGCCGCGTGAGCGGACCGACGCGTCGGACGGGCGCGCCCACAGGACGCGTGCCGGGTGCCGGTGCCCCGCGCAGCGCCTCGCGTGGCGCGGCGGGGACCCGCGGCGGCAAGGGTGTCAGCGCGACGCACGAGATCGTGTCCGGTCGGAACTCGGTGGTCGAGGCGCTCCGCGCCGGGATCCCCGTCACGACCGTCTACATCGCGACGCGCATCGAGGCCGACGACCGCACCCGGGAGATCTTGCAGGCCGTCGTCGGCCGCGGGTACCCGCTGCTCGAGGTCTCCAAGCCCGAGCTCGACCGTCTCACCGACGGCTCGGTGCACCAGGGCGTGGCGATCCAGGTGCCGCCGTACGAGTACCGCGACTCCGACGACCTGCTCGACGCCGCCGCTGCGTCCGGGCGCCCGCCGCTGATCGTCGCGCTCGACGGCGTGACCGACCCGCGCAACCTCGGGGCCGTGCTGCGGTCCTCGGGCGCGTTCGGCGTGCACGGCGTCGTCGTCCCCGAGCGTCGCTCGGCCGGCGTGACCGCCGCCGCCTGGAAGGTCTCGGCCGGCGCCGCGGCGCGTGTGCCCGTGGCCCGCGTGACCAACCTCGTGCGGGCGCTCCAGGCATACCGCGAGGCGGGGTGCTACATCGTCGGGCTCGACGGCGGCGGCGACACCCCCATCGGGGACCTGCCGTACGCCGGAGACCCGCTGGTCCTCGTCGTCGGCTCCGAGGGCAAGGGCCTGTCGCGGCTCGTCCGGGAGAACTGCGACGCGATCGCGTCCATCCCGATCAGTGCGGCGATGGAGTCCCTCAACGCCGGGGTGGCCGCGGGGATCGCCCTGTACGAGGTCGCTCGCCAGCGCACGGTCTCGGCCGCTCAGGCCTGA
- a CDS encoding DUF4032 domain-containing protein, producing MSPRSQRLQITTAAPDPALLDLPWHIPLEDWPAANLAALPRGISRHIVRFARLSGRVIAVKEIGEEVAYREYELLRSLSRIDVPSVEPVGVITGRSDPNGEPLEAVLITEHLQFSLPYRALFSQSLQPDTATRLIDALAVLLVRLHLIGFYWGDVSLSNTLFRRDAETFAAYLVDAETGDLHDSLTDGQRGYDLEIARVNIIGELMDLQAGEFLDEDTDAVAIGGMLVERYSELWAALTDAESFGRGESWRVQKRIERLNDLGFDVGELDITTDVDGTTVRIQPKVVDAGHHSRRLMRLTGLDVEENQARRLLNDLDAFRAATDRQNEDEPFVAHDWLTGVFEPAVRAVPRHLRGKLEQAQVFHELLDHRWFLSQQQGRDVPMEEAVKSYVKHILPHRPDEQAILGISAADLREDTDMIPVVRAD from the coding sequence ATGAGTCCCCGTTCCCAGCGGCTGCAGATCACGACGGCGGCGCCCGACCCGGCCCTGCTCGACCTGCCGTGGCACATCCCCCTCGAGGACTGGCCCGCAGCGAACCTGGCCGCCCTCCCGCGCGGCATCTCGCGCCACATCGTGCGCTTCGCCCGCCTGTCCGGCCGCGTCATCGCGGTCAAGGAGATCGGCGAGGAGGTCGCGTACCGCGAGTACGAGCTGCTGCGCTCCCTGAGCCGCATCGACGTCCCGAGCGTCGAGCCCGTCGGAGTCATCACGGGGCGCTCGGACCCGAACGGCGAGCCGCTCGAGGCCGTGCTCATCACCGAGCACCTGCAGTTCTCGCTGCCGTACCGCGCGCTGTTCAGCCAGTCGCTGCAGCCCGACACGGCCACGCGCCTGATCGACGCTCTCGCGGTGCTGCTCGTGCGGCTGCACCTCATCGGCTTCTACTGGGGTGACGTGTCCCTGTCGAACACCCTGTTCCGGCGCGACGCCGAGACGTTCGCCGCGTACCTCGTCGACGCCGAGACGGGCGACCTGCACGACTCGCTCACGGACGGCCAGCGCGGCTACGACCTCGAGATCGCCCGGGTCAACATCATCGGCGAGCTCATGGACCTGCAGGCGGGCGAGTTCCTCGACGAGGACACCGACGCGGTCGCGATCGGTGGGATGCTCGTCGAGCGGTACAGCGAGCTGTGGGCGGCGCTCACGGATGCCGAGTCGTTCGGTCGCGGCGAGTCCTGGCGCGTCCAGAAGCGCATCGAGCGCCTCAACGACCTGGGCTTCGACGTCGGCGAGCTCGACATCACGACGGACGTGGACGGCACGACCGTCCGGATCCAGCCGAAGGTCGTGGACGCCGGCCACCACTCCCGTCGCCTCATGCGCCTCACGGGCCTGGACGTCGAGGAGAACCAGGCGCGGCGCCTGCTCAACGACCTCGACGCGTTCCGTGCGGCCACGGACCGCCAGAACGAGGACGAGCCGTTCGTCGCCCACGACTGGCTCACCGGCGTCTTCGAGCCGGCCGTCCGGGCCGTGCCGCGCCACCTGCGCGGCAAGCTCGAGCAAGCCCAGGTGTTCCACGAGCTGCTCGACCACCGCTGGTTCCTGTCGCAGCAGCAGGGGCGCGACGTGCCGATGGAAGAGGCAGTCAAGAGCTACGTGAAGCACATCCTCCCGCACCGGCCCGACGAGCAGGCGATCCTCGGGATCTCCGCCGCTGACCTGCGCGAGGACACCGACATGATCCCGGTGGTCCGGGCGGACTGA
- the ugpC gene encoding sn-glycerol-3-phosphate ABC transporter ATP-binding protein UgpC: MATVTFDHATRIYPGTERPAVDALDLHIEDGEFLVLVGPSGCGKSTSLRMLAGLEDVNAGRILIGDREVTDVQPKDRDIAMVFQNYALYPHMSVADNMGFALKIAGTPKAEIRSRVEDAAKILDLTEYLDRKPKALSGGQRQRVAMGRAIVRQPQVFLMDEPLSNLDAKLRVQTRTQIASLQRRLGVTTVYVTHDQTEALTMGDRIAVLKDGVLQQVGTPRDMYDTPSNVFVAGFIGSPAMNIGTFPVLEGFAQIGRARIAVPRTVVSGLTPEDKNQLIVGFRPEALDVVPAGTPDSIPVEVNLVEELGSDAFVYGSLTNEFGAAASITSGAGDAQVIVRVDPRQVPAKGETIAVLIRPGEQHLFHAASGARIDI; encoded by the coding sequence ATGGCAACAGTGACTTTCGACCACGCGACACGGATCTACCCCGGGACGGAGCGTCCCGCAGTCGACGCGCTCGACCTGCACATCGAGGACGGCGAGTTCCTCGTCCTCGTGGGCCCGTCGGGCTGTGGCAAGTCGACCTCGCTCCGCATGCTTGCGGGACTCGAGGACGTCAACGCCGGCCGCATCCTGATCGGCGACCGCGAGGTCACCGACGTGCAGCCCAAGGACCGCGACATCGCGATGGTCTTCCAGAACTACGCGCTGTACCCGCACATGTCCGTCGCTGACAACATGGGCTTCGCCCTGAAGATCGCGGGCACCCCGAAGGCCGAGATCCGCTCGCGCGTCGAGGACGCCGCGAAGATCCTCGACCTCACCGAGTACCTGGACCGCAAGCCGAAGGCCCTCTCGGGTGGCCAGCGTCAGCGCGTCGCGATGGGCCGCGCGATCGTGCGTCAGCCCCAGGTGTTCCTCATGGACGAGCCGCTGTCGAACCTCGACGCCAAGCTTCGTGTCCAGACCCGTACGCAGATCGCGTCGCTCCAGCGCCGCCTCGGCGTCACGACCGTCTACGTCACGCACGACCAGACCGAGGCCCTGACCATGGGTGACCGCATCGCGGTCCTCAAGGACGGCGTCCTGCAGCAGGTCGGCACCCCGCGCGACATGTACGACACGCCTTCCAACGTGTTCGTCGCCGGCTTCATCGGCTCCCCCGCGATGAACATCGGGACGTTCCCGGTGCTCGAGGGCTTCGCTCAGATCGGGCGCGCCCGCATCGCGGTCCCCCGCACGGTCGTCTCGGGCCTCACGCCCGAGGACAAGAACCAGCTCATCGTCGGCTTCCGGCCGGAGGCGCTCGACGTCGTCCCCGCCGGCACGCCCGACTCGATCCCCGTCGAGGTCAACCTCGTCGAGGAGCTCGGCTCGGACGCGTTCGTCTACGGCTCGCTGACCAACGAGTTCGGCGCCGCGGCGTCGATCACGTCGGGTGCCGGCGACGCGCAGGTCATCGTCCGCGTCGACCCGCGTCAGGTTCCCGCCAAGGGCGAGACGATCGCCGTCCTCATCCGTCCCGGCGAGCAGCACCTGTTCCACGCCGCCTCGGGTGCGCGCATCGACATCTGA
- a CDS encoding PQQ-binding-like beta-propeller repeat protein, which yields MGREVMQPVELPDEPGEGAGPDASAPGAPIAPAATGRRGRRRYWTLGVTTTIAVALLGAQGVIDARERANLARLAAVPGVLAPVDASIGVLWSTTDWLTVYSLAGGAFRDLSIGAYIDDEGTRGARAVRTRTGEVVWSTVLSVAIPPVRPRGVHSAPACSVDDDAESPQVVCLVSDAARLDNADGTVTPVPATFARLVVLEPSTGEKVAQHSEPLSSALSLSLLDGLAVVASRSDAGHLVVVGQDPLSGDESWRFESSDPLAPALPDAWSQDASGLDVAVVCDHIAVTASGGEVWVLSSTGDVVNHVGPGHRTGVEILRGDQIAVVDYGSSTSISRTMRIVMGDGSLGAAYDQLPVPLQVDDGSAPDLLFTMSDRLVAWDMTTGKVAWSSDVSVSASSLLLDGRLYVRTSGGHLYAIDARSGETLWVVPLTSGPDSSVATDGRSILASETSPTDPDRLVAFATDDGRRLWEAPLPPSVTFVWPFGRQLIGATEDGRETFVLG from the coding sequence ATGGGCCGCGAGGTCATGCAGCCAGTCGAGCTGCCGGACGAGCCGGGCGAGGGTGCGGGGCCGGACGCGAGCGCCCCCGGCGCGCCGATCGCCCCTGCGGCCACCGGCCGGCGGGGACGGCGGAGGTACTGGACGCTCGGGGTCACCACGACCATCGCCGTCGCCCTCCTGGGCGCCCAAGGGGTGATCGACGCACGCGAGCGCGCCAACCTCGCCCGACTTGCGGCGGTCCCCGGGGTGCTCGCACCGGTGGACGCGTCGATCGGCGTCCTCTGGTCCACGACGGACTGGTTGACGGTCTACTCCCTGGCAGGCGGAGCCTTCCGTGACCTGAGCATCGGGGCGTACATCGACGACGAAGGCACTCGCGGAGCCCGTGCAGTCCGCACGCGGACAGGCGAGGTGGTGTGGTCGACGGTCCTGAGCGTCGCGATCCCCCCGGTGCGGCCGAGGGGTGTGCACAGTGCACCTGCATGCTCGGTCGACGACGATGCGGAGTCGCCGCAGGTCGTCTGCCTGGTCTCCGACGCCGCGCGCCTGGACAACGCCGACGGAACCGTGACCCCCGTCCCCGCGACGTTCGCGCGCCTCGTCGTGCTCGAGCCGTCGACCGGCGAGAAGGTGGCGCAGCACAGCGAGCCGCTCTCGTCAGCCCTGTCGTTGAGCCTGCTCGACGGGCTCGCCGTGGTGGCCTCGCGGAGCGACGCCGGCCATCTCGTCGTCGTCGGGCAGGACCCGCTCAGCGGCGACGAGAGCTGGCGGTTCGAGTCGTCCGACCCGCTGGCCCCTGCACTGCCGGACGCCTGGTCGCAGGACGCGTCGGGCCTGGACGTTGCCGTCGTGTGCGACCACATCGCCGTCACCGCGTCGGGGGGCGAAGTCTGGGTCCTCTCGTCGACCGGCGACGTGGTCAACCACGTGGGCCCCGGTCATCGCACCGGGGTGGAGATCCTGCGGGGAGATCAGATCGCCGTCGTCGACTACGGATCGTCCACGTCGATCTCCCGGACCATGCGCATCGTCATGGGCGACGGGTCGTTGGGCGCGGCGTACGACCAGCTGCCGGTGCCACTGCAGGTGGACGACGGCTCGGCCCCGGACCTGCTGTTCACCATGAGCGACCGGCTCGTCGCCTGGGACATGACGACCGGGAAGGTTGCGTGGTCGAGCGACGTCTCGGTCAGCGCCAGCTCCCTCCTGCTCGACGGGCGGCTCTACGTGCGTACCTCGGGGGGCCACCTGTACGCCATCGACGCGAGGAGCGGCGAGACGCTGTGGGTCGTGCCGCTCACCTCGGGCCCCGACAGCTCGGTGGCCACCGACGGCCGCTCGATCCTGGCATCGGAGACGTCCCCCACCGATCCGGACAGGCTCGTGGCGTTCGCGACCGACGACGGGCGACGCCTCTGGGAGGCGCCGCTCCCGCCCTCCGTCACCTTCGTGTGGCCGTTCGGTCGCCAGCTCATCGGGGCCACCGAAGACGGCCGCGAGACCTTCGTGCTCGGCTGA
- a CDS encoding PQQ-binding-like beta-propeller repeat protein produces the protein MGREAMQQVELSDDSGAAADADTPDAGTTTGSGTTTDPAAARRWMRRRRWAVAVAATVVVGLVGTQVVLDARERARAAHVASIPGVLAPVDASIHTLWSSSDWSTFSALTGVPFGDVMIGGYLDETGDRTVRAIRPRKGEVVWSTLLSAADPAAQAGTSGTWPSCTLDARPPTPQVVCLVSDGAVLGSADGVPTAVAATFARLVVLDPVTGEVLAQHDEPASSAAWVAVLDGVAIVASRSSTGHLVVVGEDPRTGDEQWRFESPLPLAPALPNAWSQDPSGFTLGVVADQVAVTASGGEVWVLSSAGDVIDQEPAGSRTGLEVLRAGLIGVVDYDTSTPTGRSMRIVGRDASMGIAADQQPITLSVDDGSVPNLLFTSSDRLVAWDMTTWDIAWASSVAADTTAVLLDGRLYARSSGGHVLALDAATGATLWEVSLGGLTGNPVYTDGRSILAPETLATGSRTLVALAPVDGHRVWEAPLPDSITNVWQLGRHLIGTPDGGGPAVVLG, from the coding sequence ATGGGGCGCGAGGCGATGCAGCAGGTCGAGCTGTCGGACGACTCCGGCGCCGCGGCCGACGCGGACACTCCTGACGCAGGCACGACGACCGGCTCGGGCACGACGACCGACCCTGCCGCCGCCCGCCGGTGGATGCGGCGCCGTCGCTGGGCAGTCGCGGTCGCCGCGACCGTCGTCGTCGGACTCGTCGGAACCCAGGTGGTGCTCGACGCCCGCGAGCGCGCCCGCGCCGCTCATGTCGCGTCGATCCCCGGGGTCCTCGCACCGGTGGACGCGTCGATCCACACCCTCTGGTCGTCGAGCGACTGGTCCACGTTCAGCGCCCTGACCGGCGTGCCCTTCGGCGACGTGATGATCGGGGGGTACCTCGACGAGACCGGCGACCGCACGGTCCGGGCGATCCGCCCGCGGAAGGGCGAGGTCGTGTGGTCGACGCTGCTGAGCGCCGCGGACCCTGCCGCGCAGGCGGGGACCTCGGGGACCTGGCCGTCCTGCACGCTCGACGCGCGACCCCCGACGCCCCAGGTCGTCTGCCTCGTGTCCGACGGCGCGGTCCTGGGCAGCGCCGACGGAGTCCCGACTGCCGTGGCCGCGACGTTCGCGCGGCTCGTCGTCCTCGACCCGGTGACCGGCGAGGTGCTCGCACAGCACGACGAGCCGGCGTCGTCGGCCGCGTGGGTGGCCGTGCTCGACGGGGTCGCGATCGTGGCCTCGCGGAGCAGCACCGGCCACCTCGTCGTCGTCGGTGAGGACCCGCGCACGGGCGACGAGCAGTGGCGGTTCGAGTCGCCCTTGCCGCTGGCCCCTGCGCTGCCGAACGCCTGGTCGCAGGACCCGTCGGGCTTCACGCTCGGCGTCGTGGCCGACCAGGTCGCGGTCACCGCGTCAGGCGGCGAGGTCTGGGTGCTCTCAAGTGCGGGTGACGTGATCGATCAGGAGCCCGCCGGGAGCCGCACCGGGCTCGAGGTCCTGCGGGCGGGCCTGATCGGTGTCGTCGACTACGACACGTCCACGCCGACCGGGCGATCCATGCGGATCGTCGGTCGCGACGCGTCGATGGGCATCGCGGCCGACCAGCAGCCCATCACCCTGTCGGTGGACGACGGCTCGGTGCCGAACCTGCTGTTCACCTCGAGCGACCGGCTCGTCGCGTGGGACATGACGACGTGGGACATCGCGTGGGCCAGCAGCGTCGCGGCCGACACGACCGCCGTCCTGCTCGACGGCCGGCTGTACGCCAGGAGCTCGGGCGGGCACGTGCTCGCGCTCGACGCAGCGACCGGCGCGACCCTGTGGGAGGTCTCGCTCGGCGGACTCACGGGCAACCCGGTCTACACCGACGGTCGGTCGATCCTGGCGCCGGAGACGCTGGCGACAGGCAGCCGCACGCTCGTCGCACTCGCGCCCGTCGACGGTCACCGCGTCTGGGAGGCGCCGCTCCCGGACTCGATCACCAACGTGTGGCAGCTCGGCCGTCACCTCATCGGGACGCCCGACGGCGGCGGCCCGGCCGTCGTGCTCGGCTGA
- a CDS encoding PQQ-binding-like beta-propeller repeat protein: protein MARHEDMHDVEMDEREELPTSNLAVAQARLRRSWPLAAGAVAVLLGGLAVTQTVFDARERARLSGDRALPGVVRELSASIHELWRSDAGASSAVTGGVLLADRFIGGRLDADGSQAVEALSAQTGATAWSLPVSSADPTTPADAARPPECVSAQGVVVCLVLDEYAPLTGTIAPTSSAPQRARVVVVDPRTGSLIAERATPPSSTLAVEKDLVVVAWVGDDGHGVVTGTEPRTGEVRWTFTTPAPLEARAGERLGLDVAGVGVGVGIIVGSWSQKLWLLSPDGVLQRELPGNGGSTWFELARVGLPALRTAEGPIGARTTLLVDGRDGQTFDGEPVNLAVDDGSAPGLVFTDGAPLIAWDAATGHRRWSSGADTGRTVLLLDDTLYSATHDSVVALDAATGAVLWTSPAQLKSSLAVALTDGRVLVVVERVPASHLVAFDVADGRRLWEAALPAHVDNLQEVHGRAFGTRYTKSGLEMVALG, encoded by the coding sequence ATGGCGCGGCATGAGGACATGCACGACGTCGAGATGGACGAGCGCGAGGAGCTCCCCACCTCGAACCTGGCTGTGGCCCAGGCGCGCCTGCGCCGTTCGTGGCCGCTCGCGGCGGGAGCTGTCGCCGTCCTGCTCGGCGGGCTCGCCGTCACCCAGACGGTCTTCGACGCGCGCGAGCGCGCCAGGCTCAGCGGGGACCGCGCCCTGCCGGGCGTCGTGCGAGAGCTCAGCGCGTCGATCCACGAGCTGTGGCGGTCCGACGCCGGTGCGAGCAGCGCGGTGACCGGCGGCGTGCTCCTGGCCGACCGATTCATCGGTGGTCGGCTCGACGCCGACGGGAGCCAGGCGGTCGAGGCGCTCTCCGCGCAGACCGGTGCCACGGCTTGGTCGCTCCCGGTCAGCAGCGCCGATCCCACGACTCCCGCCGATGCCGCCCGCCCTCCGGAGTGCGTGTCGGCCCAGGGCGTCGTGGTGTGCCTCGTCCTGGACGAGTACGCGCCCCTGACCGGCACGATCGCCCCCACGTCGTCGGCGCCTCAGCGGGCACGGGTCGTCGTCGTAGACCCCCGGACCGGGTCGTTGATCGCCGAGCGCGCGACCCCGCCGTCGTCCACGCTCGCCGTCGAGAAGGACCTCGTCGTCGTCGCCTGGGTCGGCGATGACGGGCACGGCGTCGTGACGGGGACCGAGCCGCGCACGGGCGAGGTCCGGTGGACGTTCACGACGCCGGCGCCGCTCGAGGCCCGCGCGGGTGAGCGCCTCGGTCTCGACGTGGCCGGCGTCGGTGTCGGTGTCGGCATCATCGTCGGCTCGTGGTCGCAGAAGCTGTGGCTCCTGTCCCCCGATGGCGTGCTGCAGCGCGAGCTGCCCGGCAACGGTGGATCGACATGGTTCGAGCTGGCGCGCGTCGGCCTGCCCGCGCTGCGGACCGCGGAGGGCCCGATCGGCGCCCGGACGACCCTGCTCGTCGACGGTCGGGACGGGCAGACGTTCGACGGCGAGCCCGTGAACCTCGCGGTCGACGACGGCAGCGCCCCGGGCCTCGTCTTCACGGACGGCGCACCGCTCATCGCGTGGGACGCCGCGACGGGCCACCGCCGGTGGAGCAGCGGCGCCGACACGGGTCGCACGGTCCTCCTGCTCGACGACACCCTCTACTCCGCCACCCACGACTCGGTCGTCGCGCTCGACGCCGCGACCGGCGCGGTGCTCTGGACCTCACCGGCGCAGCTCAAGTCCAGCCTCGCCGTCGCGCTGACGGACGGTCGCGTGCTCGTGGTCGTCGAGCGCGTCCCTGCGTCGCACCTCGTGGCGTTCGACGTCGCCGACGGACGACGGCTGTGGGAGGCCGCCCTGCCGGCGCACGTCGACAACCTCCAGGAGGTGCACGGGCGAGCGTTCGGCACCCGGTACACGAAGTCGGGACTGGAGATGGTGGCGCTGGGCTGA